The Alphaproteobacteria bacterium DNA window TGACCGGAACCATGACCGCTGACGGCCGGGCGTCCGGCATAGCCGGAGACGGCAAGCGCCTGCGCCACACTGGCCGCCCGCGCCAGCGACAGTTCCCAGTTGGAGGGAAAGCGGCGGGACGGCTGCGGGTCCGTATGACCGGCCAGCTCAATCCGGTTGGGCAGGCTGTTGAGCAATGGAGTCAGGCGGGCCACGGCAGCCTGTCCTGCGCGCGCCAGCTCCGCCCGGTCTGGCGCAAACAACAGGTCGCCCGGCAGCGATACCACAAGGCGGTCCGGCCAGCGTTCCACAAAGACGCCACCGAGCAACGGATCGGCGCGTAGCTGCTGTTCCACAAGGACGGCCACGTAGGACAGATCCCGCGGTCGCAGAATCTGGCGTGCATCCACCCGGCCGTCTGCCTGGCTGAGCGGTTC harbors:
- a CDS encoding flagellar motor protein MotB — encoded protein: MSDVAPVQPTTGTVWSAPIAEAGGPSRTVWLLSFADLVSLLLTFFVMMFAMSTVANDRWWQFVDGLAAGQRDQVSEPLSQADGRVDARQILRPRDLSYVAVLVEQQLRADPLLGGVFVERWPDRLVVSLPGDLLFAPDRAELARAGQAAVARLTPLLNSLPNRIELAGHTDPQPSRRFPSNWELSLARAASVAQALAVSGYAGRPAVSGHGSGQFSGGDGPAQRRARRVDIVITEAAR